One genomic region from Hyalangium ruber encodes:
- a CDS encoding sensor domain-containing diguanylate cyclase — protein MNPADLLSAMKRTVEQLAAFNEMAKALTSTLELREVLSLVMQKVSDLLQPRNWSLMLQDERTGKLYFEIAVGEGAEALKSLQISPDEGIAGAVFSTGKARLVEDVGGDPTFAPRFDEASAFRTSSILAVPLIARERVLGLIELVNGPKDPPFTLDDLTTLTTIADYAAIAIENARNFRRIQELTITDEHTGCFNARHLRAQLEHEVKRSQRFHHPLSLVFLDLDHFKSVNDTHGHLVGSALLKEVGELLMSSSRQLDLVFRYGGDEFALLLVETAPEGALITARRLRDAFRNKRFMQTQGLELRLTASLGVATYPDHAHSATDLIRAADFAMYAAKARGRDDVCLAERPAAPTNEAPPNR, from the coding sequence ATGAACCCCGCTGATCTCCTGTCAGCCATGAAGCGGACGGTGGAGCAGCTCGCTGCGTTCAATGAGATGGCCAAGGCGCTCACCTCCACGCTGGAGCTGAGGGAGGTGCTCAGCCTGGTGATGCAGAAGGTGAGCGACCTGCTGCAGCCGCGCAACTGGTCGCTGATGCTCCAGGACGAGCGCACCGGCAAGCTCTACTTCGAGATCGCCGTGGGCGAGGGAGCCGAGGCCCTCAAGTCGCTCCAGATCTCTCCGGACGAGGGGATCGCCGGCGCGGTGTTCTCCACCGGCAAGGCCCGCCTGGTGGAGGACGTCGGAGGGGACCCGACGTTCGCCCCGCGCTTCGACGAGGCCTCCGCCTTCCGGACGAGCTCCATCCTCGCCGTGCCCCTCATCGCCCGGGAGCGGGTGCTGGGCCTCATCGAGCTGGTGAACGGCCCCAAGGATCCGCCCTTCACCCTGGACGACCTGACGACGCTGACGACCATCGCCGACTACGCGGCCATCGCCATCGAGAACGCGCGCAACTTCCGCCGGATCCAGGAGCTGACGATTACGGACGAGCACACCGGGTGCTTCAACGCCCGGCACCTGCGCGCGCAGCTCGAGCACGAGGTGAAGCGCTCCCAGCGCTTCCACCACCCGCTGTCCCTGGTGTTCCTGGACCTGGACCACTTCAAGAGCGTCAACGACACCCACGGGCACCTGGTGGGCAGCGCGTTGCTCAAGGAAGTAGGGGAGTTGCTGATGAGCTCCAGCCGCCAGCTCGATCTCGTGTTCCGCTACGGCGGCGACGAGTTCGCGCTGCTCCTGGTGGAGACGGCTCCGGAAGGAGCGCTCATCACGGCACGGCGCTTGCGGGATGCGTTCCGCAACAAGCGCTTCATGCAGACCCAGGGGTTGGAGCTTCGACTCACCGCGAGCCTGGGCGTGGCCACCTACCCGGACCACGCGCACTCGGCCACGGACCTCATCCGGGCGGCGGACTTCGCCATGTACGCGGCGAAGGCCCGGGGGAGGGATGACGTCTGCCTCGCGGAGCGGCCCGCCGCTCCGACCAACGAGGCTCCGCCGAACCGCTGA
- a CDS encoding Maf family protein codes for MRTLEDPTSLVLASASPRRKDLLSQLGLRFIVSAADLDETPLEGEPADTYVLRLAQAKARAVAARFPAAWVLAADTTVALGPELLGKPKDGAEAREMLSRLSGRTHNVYTGVALVGRTEASTVVRSGVTFRTLTPGEIDWYVGTGEPLDKAGAYAVQGRGGFLVASVEGSPTNVIGLPLGETLELLTRAGVPLPWSAT; via the coding sequence ATGCGCACTCTAGAGGATCCTACGTCCCTCGTCCTTGCCTCCGCCTCTCCTCGGCGGAAAGACCTGCTGTCCCAGTTGGGGCTGCGCTTCATCGTGTCCGCGGCGGATCTGGACGAGACGCCCCTGGAAGGTGAGCCCGCGGACACCTATGTGCTGCGGCTGGCCCAGGCCAAGGCCCGAGCGGTGGCGGCGCGCTTTCCGGCCGCCTGGGTGCTGGCGGCGGACACCACCGTGGCCCTGGGCCCGGAGCTGCTCGGAAAACCGAAGGATGGGGCCGAGGCGAGAGAGATGCTCTCACGGCTCTCCGGCCGCACCCACAACGTCTACACGGGTGTAGCCCTCGTGGGCCGGACGGAGGCTTCCACGGTGGTGCGCTCGGGCGTCACGTTCCGGACACTCACCCCTGGAGAGATCGACTGGTACGTGGGCACGGGCGAGCCGCTGGACAAGGCGGGCGCCTACGCCGTGCAGGGGCGCGGCGGGTTCCTCGTGGCCTCGGTGGAGGGCAGCCCCACCAACGTCATCGGCCTGCCGCTCGGAGAGACGCTGGAGTTGCTCACGCGCGCGGGCGTCCCCCTGCCTTGGAGCGCGACATGA
- a CDS encoding YggS family pyridoxal phosphate-dependent enzyme, translating into MSEVAQRLKEIQARVAAACARAGRPVESVTLVAVSKLKPAALIREAYEAGQRDFGENYAQELRDKAAELAGLEGLRWHSIGPLQTNKVKYVAKVAHAFHALDRLDVARELSKRRAEAPLPCYAEVNIGGEQSKSGLAPEALEPFLREVRALPGLRLEGLMALPPPTEDLEQARGHFRRLRELAREHGLSGLSMGTTHDFELAIEEGATLVRVGTAIFGERG; encoded by the coding sequence ATGAGCGAGGTGGCCCAACGGCTGAAGGAGATCCAGGCCCGGGTGGCCGCGGCGTGCGCGCGCGCGGGGCGCCCGGTGGAGTCGGTGACGCTGGTGGCCGTGTCCAAGCTCAAGCCGGCGGCGCTGATCCGCGAGGCGTACGAGGCCGGACAGCGCGACTTCGGGGAGAACTACGCGCAGGAGCTACGGGACAAGGCCGCGGAGCTGGCCGGGCTGGAGGGGCTGCGCTGGCACTCCATCGGGCCGCTGCAGACGAACAAGGTGAAGTACGTGGCCAAGGTGGCGCACGCCTTCCACGCGCTGGACCGGTTGGATGTGGCGCGCGAGCTGTCCAAGCGCCGAGCCGAGGCACCCCTGCCCTGCTACGCCGAGGTGAACATCGGTGGCGAGCAGAGCAAGAGCGGGCTGGCCCCGGAGGCACTCGAGCCATTCCTGCGGGAGGTGCGCGCGCTGCCGGGCCTCCGGCTGGAGGGGCTGATGGCGCTCCCGCCTCCCACGGAGGACCTGGAGCAGGCGCGCGGCCACTTCCGGCGGCTGCGCGAGCTGGCCCGCGAGCACGGGCTCTCGGGCCTGTCCATGGGGACGACGCACGACTTCGAGCTGGCCATCGAAGAGGGCGCCACCCTGGTGCGCGTGGGCACCGCCATCTTCGGTGAGCGCGGTTGA
- a CDS encoding DUF3108 domain-containing protein yields MQKRFKGAFVGLLSGMMLSGAALAQEANKAFGPGEQSLYRVQYLGVTAGTAQITVGAPMKQWGQQVWPIVSLAKSDPSLNVWPIKDKFVSYWHSDTQRSLGSDFFADENNKRRRQRIKVEGDGSSAHVVRQKEGAAPSEATHQLPPGTMDLAAATFALRNRGLVEGQEYSYPVFTGSRSFIMRAKVEGKQKLKTPLGEKEVFRLKLQTDFSEKLKTQRDITAYFTTDPSHVPVRVEADFVLGSIVADLIEYKQGRLVALSQAGVDN; encoded by the coding sequence ATGCAGAAGCGGTTCAAGGGTGCGTTCGTGGGACTGCTGTCCGGAATGATGCTGTCCGGTGCGGCCCTGGCCCAGGAAGCGAACAAGGCGTTCGGGCCCGGTGAGCAGTCGCTCTACCGCGTCCAGTACCTGGGAGTGACCGCGGGCACGGCGCAGATCACCGTCGGCGCGCCGATGAAGCAGTGGGGCCAGCAGGTGTGGCCCATCGTCTCCCTGGCCAAGTCGGACCCGTCCCTCAACGTGTGGCCCATCAAGGACAAGTTCGTGTCCTACTGGCACTCGGACACCCAGCGCTCGCTGGGCAGTGACTTCTTCGCGGACGAGAACAACAAGCGGCGCCGCCAGCGCATCAAGGTCGAGGGCGACGGCAGCTCTGCTCACGTCGTGCGGCAGAAGGAGGGCGCGGCCCCCAGCGAGGCCACGCACCAACTGCCTCCGGGCACCATGGATCTGGCGGCCGCCACGTTCGCGCTGCGCAACCGGGGGCTCGTCGAGGGCCAGGAGTACAGCTACCCGGTGTTCACCGGCTCGCGCAGCTTCATCATGCGCGCGAAAGTGGAGGGCAAGCAGAAGCTGAAGACGCCGCTCGGCGAGAAGGAAGTGTTCCGGCTGAAGCTGCAGACGGACTTCTCCGAGAAGCTGAAGACCCAGCGCGACATCACCGCGTACTTCACGACGGACCCGAGCCACGTGCCGGTGCGCGTGGAGGCGGACTTCGTGCTGGGCTCCATCGTGGCGGATCTCATCGAGTACAAGCAGGGGCGCCTCGTGGCGTTGAGCCAGGCGGGCGTGGACAACTGA
- a CDS encoding DUF4091 domain-containing protein yields MGAGWAWVLTTVLAASPEPKVVSPLVKVRPGVAVQGAAEARLSMARGECEAAQVVLPGNIERVTAQPLALKGPGSTLTASLWREAFLKVTTPSNSQGQPGPWPDALVPVETPGERSLPAVLYVEVCAPAEQEPGTYRGELQVKADAKAVAPVPFTVEVQPFTLPATASLPTSFGISLYSVSRGHGLSPESPEARSLLRTYARTLLEHRVSAHGMSMAGPPVRFEKGRAVVDFRSYEEEMAPFFEGGLLPSGARFTTAEVRDNRQARTDAEKVAYFRAFADYFRSKGWSAQLFFYAKDEPKPEDVPLVRAQSARARAAGNIPVLVTAPLDDALRGSADILTPTLNCFFPRSGPETCRRVMPISKLRTQLPPGSKVWWYQSCNSHGCNGGPIADASAERAYTGWASYMVDHPATLNRAMGPLAFLSGVDGELYFDTVFAYNTKDPWKDIFEFGGNGDGTLFYPGTPSRLGTKEHQPVVSLRLKHIRDGLEDYEYLHLLAKLGDPQGAQALARRLARSGYEIEQDVEKWEQVRKDMTTRLRQRWENSEYAKRPGVRP; encoded by the coding sequence ATGGGAGCAGGTTGGGCGTGGGTGCTCACGACGGTGCTGGCCGCATCGCCGGAGCCGAAGGTGGTGTCACCGCTGGTGAAGGTCAGACCGGGCGTCGCGGTGCAGGGTGCCGCCGAGGCCCGGCTGAGCATGGCCCGAGGAGAGTGTGAGGCCGCGCAGGTGGTCCTCCCGGGGAATATCGAGCGCGTCACGGCACAGCCGCTGGCGCTCAAGGGCCCGGGCTCGACGCTGACCGCCTCGCTCTGGCGCGAGGCCTTCCTCAAGGTCACGACGCCGTCCAACAGCCAGGGTCAGCCAGGTCCCTGGCCGGACGCGCTGGTCCCAGTGGAGACACCGGGAGAGCGCTCGCTGCCCGCGGTGCTCTATGTGGAGGTGTGCGCGCCCGCCGAGCAGGAGCCCGGGACGTACCGCGGCGAGCTGCAAGTGAAGGCGGATGCCAAGGCGGTGGCGCCCGTCCCCTTCACGGTGGAGGTACAGCCGTTCACGCTGCCGGCGACGGCCTCGCTGCCGACGAGCTTCGGCATCTCGCTCTACAGCGTCTCGCGCGGACACGGACTGTCCCCGGAGTCGCCGGAGGCACGCTCGCTGCTGCGCACCTATGCGCGGACGCTGCTGGAGCACCGCGTCAGCGCGCACGGCATGAGCATGGCCGGGCCGCCGGTGCGCTTCGAGAAGGGCCGCGCGGTGGTGGACTTCCGCTCGTACGAGGAGGAGATGGCGCCCTTCTTCGAGGGTGGGCTGCTGCCCTCCGGCGCCCGCTTCACCACCGCCGAGGTTCGCGACAACCGGCAGGCGCGCACCGACGCGGAGAAGGTGGCGTACTTCCGCGCCTTCGCCGACTACTTCCGGAGCAAAGGCTGGTCCGCGCAGCTCTTCTTCTACGCGAAGGACGAGCCGAAGCCGGAGGACGTGCCCCTGGTGCGCGCCCAGTCCGCGCGGGCCCGCGCGGCCGGCAACATCCCCGTGCTGGTCACCGCGCCGCTGGATGATGCCCTGCGTGGAAGCGCGGACATCCTCACGCCCACGCTCAACTGCTTCTTCCCACGTTCGGGGCCGGAGACGTGCCGCCGGGTGATGCCCATCTCCAAGCTGCGCACGCAGCTCCCTCCGGGTTCCAAGGTGTGGTGGTACCAGAGCTGCAACTCGCACGGCTGCAACGGCGGGCCCATCGCGGACGCCTCGGCGGAGCGTGCCTATACCGGCTGGGCCTCTTACATGGTGGACCACCCGGCGACGCTCAACCGGGCCATGGGGCCCCTGGCCTTCCTGTCCGGTGTGGATGGCGAGCTCTATTTCGACACCGTCTTCGCCTACAACACGAAGGATCCGTGGAAGGACATCTTCGAGTTCGGAGGCAATGGCGACGGCACCCTCTTCTACCCGGGGACGCCCTCTCGGCTGGGCACGAAGGAGCACCAGCCCGTGGTGTCACTGCGGCTCAAGCACATCCGCGACGGACTGGAGGACTATGAGTACCTTCACCTCCTGGCGAAGCTGGGGGACCCACAAGGCGCCCAGGCGCTCGCGCGCAGGCTCGCCCGTTCGGGATATGAGATCGAACAAGATGTCGAAAAGTGGGAGCAGGTCCGCAAGGACATGACCACCCGCCTGCGTCAGCGCTGGGAGAATTCCGAATATGCGAAGCGCCCTGGCGTCCGACCGTGA
- a CDS encoding DUF3108 domain-containing protein: protein MTSMRSILAASLVLLATAAQAQVPEGDVQDTTPPATPAENVPLCPNPLPQLRTPIAFMPGELLEFDLDALGAQAGKMTMKVQRPENGSLPVEIEAKTNTFFSKVRRVNGLAVSYLHPRTLRPSRYTEDATENEVRRKVEVAFGAKDRSVKVDYVIGKKSGRYDYTYDKDGLDVAGAIYLLRQLPMKEGLTVCFDVVGIRRLWRMTGTVMKREHVSLPIGEFDAWYLTGTAVRTDKPTVKREVHVWISDDARRLPLVAVGTIDLGAVRATLTSYSRPGEKTQRAQGKEDLKW, encoded by the coding sequence ATGACCTCCATGCGCTCCATTCTCGCGGCCAGCCTCGTCCTCCTCGCCACCGCGGCCCAGGCCCAGGTGCCCGAGGGCGACGTACAGGACACCACGCCGCCCGCCACGCCCGCGGAGAACGTGCCGCTGTGCCCCAACCCGCTGCCTCAGCTGCGCACGCCCATCGCCTTCATGCCGGGCGAGCTGCTCGAGTTCGACCTGGACGCCCTGGGCGCGCAGGCGGGGAAGATGACCATGAAGGTGCAGCGGCCCGAGAACGGCTCGCTGCCCGTGGAGATCGAAGCCAAGACCAACACCTTCTTCTCCAAGGTACGGCGGGTGAATGGTTTGGCGGTGAGCTACCTGCACCCGCGGACGCTGAGGCCCTCGCGCTACACCGAGGACGCCACCGAGAACGAGGTGCGCCGCAAGGTGGAGGTGGCCTTCGGCGCCAAGGACCGCTCCGTGAAGGTGGACTACGTCATCGGCAAGAAGTCGGGCCGCTACGACTACACCTATGACAAGGACGGCCTGGACGTGGCCGGCGCCATCTACCTGCTGCGCCAGCTGCCCATGAAGGAGGGCCTGACCGTGTGCTTCGACGTGGTCGGCATCCGCCGCCTCTGGCGAATGACGGGCACGGTAATGAAGCGGGAGCATGTGTCGCTGCCCATCGGCGAGTTCGACGCCTGGTACCTGACCGGCACCGCGGTGCGCACCGACAAGCCCACGGTGAAGCGCGAGGTCCACGTGTGGATCTCCGACGACGCGCGCCGCCTGCCGCTGGTGGCCGTGGGTACCATCGACCTGGGTGCCGTGCGCGCCACCCTCACCTCCTATTCTCGCCCCGGCGAGAAGACCCAGCGCGCCCAGGGCAAGGAAGACCTCAAGTGGTAG
- a CDS encoding imelysin family protein, with product MHLPSTSLRTLVLAAALALTSCGSDDEGTTESSFDKEIIVHFADDVVVPTYQQLATRLNTLDVAVQALANGPTAARLTAAQDAWIAAREPWEQSEGFLFGPVDSFGYDPALDSWPLNRSDLDAVLASNDNFTPAYVASLQTTQKGFHTVEYLLFGEGRTKQVGDFNARQFEYLKAISAELKSVSTALASAWTQSVDGRPPYRDVLTTAGQSTNTAYPSVETAAQEMVVGIINILDEVANGKIADPYDAKDPELVESQFAYNSLTDFTNNIRSVENVYLGHLPGETARGPALTDFVKGEDAALDTRIRQELAASIAALAAIPQPFRSAITNPDAKEEIEAAQEAIRKLQQTFEANVKPLLTR from the coding sequence ATGCACCTGCCCTCTACTTCGCTCCGTACCCTCGTCCTCGCCGCGGCGCTCGCGCTCACCTCCTGCGGCTCCGATGACGAGGGCACCACCGAGTCCTCGTTCGACAAGGAGATCATCGTCCACTTCGCCGATGACGTGGTCGTCCCCACGTACCAGCAGCTCGCCACGCGGCTGAACACGCTGGACGTCGCGGTGCAGGCACTCGCGAACGGGCCGACCGCCGCCCGGCTCACCGCGGCGCAGGACGCATGGATCGCCGCGCGCGAGCCGTGGGAGCAGAGCGAGGGCTTTCTCTTCGGGCCGGTGGATTCCTTCGGCTACGATCCGGCCCTGGACAGCTGGCCGCTGAACCGCTCGGACCTGGACGCGGTGCTGGCGAGCAATGACAACTTCACGCCGGCGTACGTCGCCAGCCTCCAGACGACCCAGAAGGGCTTCCACACGGTGGAGTACCTCTTGTTCGGCGAGGGCCGCACCAAGCAGGTAGGGGACTTCAACGCGCGCCAGTTCGAGTACCTGAAGGCGATCTCCGCGGAGCTGAAGAGCGTGAGCACCGCACTGGCATCCGCCTGGACGCAGTCGGTGGACGGCCGTCCGCCGTACCGGGATGTGCTGACCACCGCGGGCCAGTCGACCAACACCGCCTACCCGTCCGTGGAGACGGCGGCCCAGGAGATGGTGGTCGGAATCATCAACATCCTCGATGAGGTCGCCAACGGGAAGATCGCCGATCCGTATGACGCGAAGGACCCGGAGCTCGTGGAGAGCCAGTTCGCCTACAACTCGCTCACCGACTTCACCAACAACATCCGCAGCGTGGAGAACGTCTACCTGGGCCATCTGCCCGGCGAGACGGCGCGCGGCCCCGCGCTCACGGACTTCGTCAAGGGCGAGGACGCCGCACTGGACACGCGCATCCGTCAGGAGCTGGCCGCCTCCATCGCGGCCCTGGCCGCCATTCCCCAGCCCTTCCGCAGCGCCATCACGAATCCCGATGCCAAGGAAGAGATCGAGGCCGCGCAGGAGGCCATCCGCAAGCTGCAGCAGACCTTCGAGGCGAACGTCAAGCCGCTCCTGACGCGCTAG
- a CDS encoding di-heme oxidoredictase family protein, with protein MRRALTLWTVLTLTWGCGEPEPPPRAGGATTIDDRTSLAYAQPAPNLSAESAQHHRAGDAAFAAAFVPSPSPVNPGLGPLYNNNSCNACHLRNGRGMPVMGSGPQRTQLLVRVSLPEGTPSHLNGSVPVPGLGTQVADQAIYGSTPEASVTLDWVETESAYGDGTLYRLRSPRVTIVPSDGSALPPGMLTSLRLPPPVFGLGLLEAVEASTLHSLADPGDRDGDGISGRINEVWDVQAGALAPGRFGQKANSPNLLQQSAEAYFNDMGLTTPLFPEANGTHEVSHDTLEAAAFYAQTLGVPARAALDDAEVQKGEDLFRSLGCESCHRETLETGDHPLMELSQQLIHPYTDLLLHDMGPGLADGRPDGAASGTEWRTAPLWGLGLTQTVLPYAGYLHDGRARTLEEAIIWHGGEAERAKERFRTLSASERAALVRFLHSL; from the coding sequence ATGCGACGGGCGCTCACGCTGTGGACGGTGCTGACACTGACTTGGGGCTGCGGTGAACCGGAGCCCCCTCCGCGCGCGGGGGGCGCCACCACCATCGATGACCGCACGTCGCTGGCCTATGCCCAACCGGCACCCAACCTCTCCGCCGAGAGCGCCCAACACCACCGCGCGGGGGATGCCGCCTTCGCGGCGGCGTTCGTCCCCTCCCCCTCCCCGGTGAACCCAGGACTGGGCCCACTCTACAACAACAACTCCTGCAACGCCTGCCACCTGCGCAACGGCCGGGGCATGCCCGTGATGGGCTCCGGCCCGCAGCGCACCCAGCTCCTCGTCCGCGTCAGCCTGCCCGAGGGTACGCCCAGCCACCTCAACGGCTCCGTGCCCGTGCCCGGGCTGGGAACCCAGGTGGCGGATCAGGCCATCTACGGTTCCACGCCCGAGGCCTCGGTCACCCTGGATTGGGTCGAGACCGAGAGCGCGTATGGCGATGGAACGCTCTACCGGCTCCGCAGCCCTCGCGTCACCATCGTCCCCAGCGATGGCTCGGCGCTCCCCCCGGGGATGCTGACCTCGCTGCGCCTGCCGCCCCCCGTCTTCGGACTGGGCCTGCTCGAAGCGGTCGAGGCCTCCACCCTGCACTCCCTGGCCGACCCAGGGGATCGCGATGGGGACGGAATCTCCGGCCGCATCAACGAGGTCTGGGATGTTCAAGCCGGCGCACTGGCTCCGGGGCGCTTCGGGCAGAAGGCCAACAGCCCCAACCTGCTCCAGCAGTCGGCCGAGGCCTACTTCAACGACATGGGCTTGACGACGCCCCTCTTCCCCGAGGCGAACGGCACCCACGAGGTGTCTCACGACACGCTGGAGGCCGCGGCCTTCTACGCGCAGACCCTTGGCGTGCCGGCCCGCGCCGCGCTCGATGACGCGGAGGTCCAGAAAGGAGAGGACCTCTTCCGCTCGCTGGGCTGCGAGAGCTGCCACCGCGAGACGCTGGAGACGGGCGATCACCCGCTCATGGAGCTGAGCCAGCAGCTCATCCACCCCTATACGGATCTCCTGCTGCATGACATGGGGCCCGGACTCGCGGACGGACGGCCGGATGGGGCCGCCAGTGGGACCGAGTGGCGCACGGCGCCGCTGTGGGGCCTGGGACTGACGCAGACCGTGCTGCCCTACGCGGGCTACCTGCACGATGGCCGGGCCCGAACGCTCGAGGAGGCCATCATCTGGCACGGCGGCGAGGCCGAACGCGCCAAAGAGCGCTTCCGGACCCTCTCGGCCTCGGAGCGCGCCGCGCTGGTCCGCTTCCTCCACTCCCTCTGA